The stretch of DNA CCTTGGCCCCGCCCCGCAGTCTGCCACGTGATCAAGCAGGGCCGCTGCACGCTGGTGACGACGCTGCAGATGTTCAAGATCCTGGCGCTGAACGCGCTGATCCTGGCCTACAGCCAGAGCGTGCTCTACCTGGAGGGCGTCAAGTTCAGCGACTtccaggccacgctgcaggggctgctgctggccGGCTGCTTCCTCTTCATCTCCAGGTCCAAGGTGGGGTCCCCCTGCAGGCCCGGGGCTGGCCTCCCCTCGCCCCTCGGGGCCCTGACGCCCCTCTCCTCGGCAGCCCCTCAAGACGCTGTCCCGCGAGCGGCCGCTGCCCAACATCTTCAACCTGTACACGGTGCTCACGGTCATGTCCCAGTTCCTGGTGCACTTCCTCAGCCTCGTCTACCTGTACCGGGAGGCCCAGGCCCGCAGCCCCGAGAAGTGCGTGCCCGCCGGGGCTGGGAGGGCTGCGGGGCCCGGCCGGAGGGGCTCACACACCGTGTGCGTGGTCCCGCAGGCAGGAGCAGTTCGTGGACCTGTACAAGGAGTTTGAGCCGAGCCTGGTGAACAGCACCGTCTACATCATGGCCATGGCCATGCAGATGGCCACCTTTGCCGTCAACTACAAGGTGAGCCCGTGCCCGCTCCCCTGGGCCTGTGCCCGCTCCCGTGGGCCTGTGCCCGCTCCCCTGGGCCCGTTCCCCTGTGCCCATTCCCCTGGGCCTGTGCCCGCTCCCCTGGGCCTGTACCCGCTCCCCTGGGCCTGTGCCCGCTCCCCTGGGCCTGTGCCCGCTCCCCTGGGCCTGTACCCGCTCCCCTGGGCCTGTGCCCGCTCCCCTGGGCCTGTGCCCGCTCCCTTGTACCCGCTCCCCTGGGCCTGTGCCCGCTCCCCTGGCCCGCTCCTGTGGGCCTGTACCCGCTCCCCTGGGCCTGTGCCCGCTCCCCTGGGCCTGTGCCCGCTCCCCTGGCCCGCTCCCCTGGGCCCGCGCTCACCCCGCCTGCCGCAGGGCCCGCCCTTCATGGAGAGCCTGTGGGACAACAGGCCGCTGGTGTGGAGCCTGGCCCTGTCGCTGCTGGCCGTCTTGGGCCTGCTGCTCGGCTCCTCGCCCGACTTCAACAGCCAGTTCGGCCTCGTGGACATCCCCGTGGAGGTGAGTGTCCCCGTGGGGTGGCGTCCACGCGGGGCCTCTGGGGGTCCCCCAGCTCACcgctgctctttctctctgtcaacccacccctcacccctccaGTTCAAGCTGGTCATTGCCAAGGTCCTGCTGCTGGACTTCTGCCTGGCGCTCCTGGCCGACCGCgtcctgcagttcctgctggggaCCCCAAAGCTGAAAGTGCCTTCCTGAGGggggcccagcacccactgcccagcccaggctgctccccCTCCGTGGGCGGAGCAGAGGCCCCGCCGGGACCCCGGGAGAGAACACTGCCCCTCCGCCGGCCCCCATGCCTCGCCGCGGCCAGCCCGCCCCGTTGAGGACTGAGCCAGGATGCCCGGGGCCGGCCGCCGGCCTGGCTGGTGGGGCCCGCCCAGGGCTGGCACCTTTGGCAAATAAAGCAGCACCCCAGGTTTTAAGAAgcctgcatctgtgtgtgtgtatgtctccgGGCTGAGGGTCGTGGGGCCATGCCACCTTGGTCGCTACAAGCCGTGTGTTTGGTGTGGAATGTCTCAGCAGGTCTGGCCCGCACCCCCAAGAGATGACCCCTGTAGCGTCGCTTCCCTGTGCTATGGCAGACAGTGGCGTGTCTCCTCCCCCTGACActcgcacatacacacactgtgtGTGACAGGAAAGACGCAAGCTGCACGACCCGTGTCCTGGGCAGCTGTCTGGAGCAGTTCTCTGGCTCCTGTCATAGAATCGCACACATGGGGCGAATCCTAAAGCAGCAGGGTCAGGGGCAGGCGTCCGGTGCCAGGGTGAGGtcacccagcagcctggagcGGGCCAGGTGCACCTGCCGAGAGCTCCAGGgcgttctggctcctggctctggcccgaGCACCCCGGGGAGTGAACCCCGGGaaggtctctcctcctcccccctttcaaatacataatggcttttttttttttaaagattttagtattattggaaagccggaaatacagagaggaggagagacagagaggaagatcttccgtccgatgattcactccccaagtgagccgcaacggccggtacgcgccgatccgaagccgggaacctggaacctctccctggtctcccacgcgggtgcagggtccccaggctttgggccgtcctccactgctttcccaggccacaggcagggagctgggtgggaagtggggctgccgggattagaaccggtgcccatatgggatcctggggctttcaaggcgaggactttagccgctaggccacgccgccaggccccataatGGCTTTTTAAATGTGGTACATGTTTGTGTGCCTCACAGTTGAGGGCATCAGGGCCACGCAGGGGGAGGCAGTGGGTCACCACCCAAAGCTTGGCGTGGGTCGCAGGAGCCCGTCCGCCCACCTGTGAGCCCGCACGGCTCCCTGCACACACCGACAGCTCACGCGGCTGCTGCCACTGACCGCGTCCGGAAGCCTCATCGTGACCGATCGTGGACAGGTGCCCGCCACCGGCTTGggctcccagcttccccagcgcGGAGCCTCGGGGGTCTTACGGAAGTAGGGGGCCCCCTCACTCCCCGGGGTGGTCCTGGCTTGAATTCCTAGCTCCAGTGTTGCGGGTGTTTGACAGTAACCCCTCAAAACCCTAGGAATTCCTAATATTGTCCCTCAAAGAGGATCTGTAAACCATTGGGAGAGcaagcagccaggctggggagaTGAACCGTTGCTAGATTGCGTCTGTAGCAGTCAGAACCTTCCAGAAGAAATAGTAATGTGATTATAACACTACACACTGGTTtatctcccaagtggccacagcaaccaggagcttaGGGGCACCCACCTGCCCAGGTCCCCTGGGTGGGGAGCAGGCGGACAGCCGGGGTCTGTGCACCCACCTACAACGTAGGGGGTCAAGTGGGTTTCAGACCTGGGTATGGTTTGCTTTGGGTAGGACATGGGTGCCCCGAGGCAGGGTCTCCCCAGTACGAGGCGTGTCAGGGAACAGACAGCCAGAGGGCACCATAACACTTGCTCAGACAGAGCGAGGCTTTGAAGGACCCGGATTGACAGAGGACTCACCCTCATGCGGCGCCGTGACCCTCAGGCAGAGTGAAGCTTTGGGGGACCCGGCTTGTCAGAGATGTTCCCCTCATGGGGCGCCGTGACCCCCAGGCAGGTCAGAGTGAGGCTTTGGGGGACCCGGCTCGTCAGAGATGTTCCCCTCATGGGGCGCAGTTGCCAATGGTCAGGTCAGAGCGAGGCTTTGGGGGACCTGGCTTGTCAGAGATGTCCCCCTCATGGGGCGCCGTGACCCTCAGATCAGAGAGAGGCTTTGGGGGACCCGGCTTGTCAGAGATGTCCCCCTCATGGGGCACCGTGACCCCCAGGTCGGTCAGAGTGAGGCTTTGGGGGACCCGGCTTGTCAGAGATGTTCCCCTCATGGGGCGCCGTGACCCCCAGGCAGGTCAGAGTGAGGCTTTGGGGGACCCGGCTTGTCAGAGATGTCCCCTCTCATGGGGCGCCATGACAGATGGTCAGGTCAGAGCGAGGCTTTGGGGGACCCGGCTTGTCAGAGATGTTCCCCTCATGGGGCGCCGTGACCCTCAGACAGAGCGAGGCTTTGAAGGACCCGGATTGACAGAGGACTCCCCCTCATGGGGCACCGTGACCCTCAGGCAGAGTGAAGCTTTGGGGGACCCGGCTTGTCAGAGATGTCCCCCTCATGGGGCGCAGTTACCGATGGTCAGGTCAGAGCGAGGCTTTGGGGGACCCGGCTTGTCAGAGATGTCCCCCTCATGGGGCGCCGTGACCCCCAGGTCGGTCAGAGAGAGGCTTTGGGGGACCCGGCTTGTCAGAGATGTTCCCCTCATGGTCACCCTGTCCCTCAAGTCAGAGAGAGGCTTTGGGGGACCCGGCTTGTCAGAGATGTTCCCCTCATGGTCACCCTGTCCCTCACGTCAGAGCGAGGCTTTGGGGGACCCGGCTTGTCAGAGATGTTCCCCTCATGGTCACCCTGTCCCTCAAGTCAGAGCGAGGCTTTGGGGGACCCGGCTTGTCAGAGATGTTCCCCTCATGGTCACCCTGTCCCTCAAGTCAGAGCGAGGCTTTGGGGGACCCGGCTTGTCAGAGATGTTCCCCTCATGGTCACCCTGTCCCTCACGTCAGAGCGAGGCTTTGGGGGACCCGGCTTGTCAGAGATGTTCCCCTCATGGTCACCCTGTCCCTCAAGTCAGAGCGAGGCTTTGGGGGACCCGGCTTGTCAGAGATGTCCCCCTCATGGGGCGCCGTGACCCTCAGGCAGGTCAGAGCGAGGCTTTGGGGGACCCGGCCTGTCAGAGATGTCCCCCTCATGGGGCGCCGTGACCCTCAGTCAGGTCAGAGAGAGGCTTTGGGGGACCCGTCCTGTCAGAGATGTTCCCCTCATGGTCACCCTGTCCCTCAAGTCAGAGCGAGGCTTTGGGGGACCCGGCTTGTCAGAGATGTCCCCCTCATGGGGTGCCGTGACCCTCAGGCAGGTCAGAGCGAGGCTTTGGGGGACCCGGCTTGTCAGAGATGTCCCCCTCATGGTCACCCTGTCCCTCAAGTCAGAGCGAGGCTTTGGGGGACCCGGCTTGTCAGAGATGTCCCCCTCATGGGGCGCCGTGACCCCCAGGCAGGTCAGAGTGAGGATTTGGGGGACCCGGCTTGTCAGAGATGTCCCCCTCATGGGGCGCCGTGACCCCCAGGCAGGTCAGAGCGAGGCTTTGGGGGACCCGGCCTGTCAAAGCCCTCCGCCAGATGGCGCCGTCTGAGGGGCGGGGCCGCGCTGTGGGCGGGGCCCAGCGTGGGCGTGGCCACACATCCCTGTGGCGGCAGGAAACAGGCTGAGCAGCCTGGCGATCCTAATCCCGAGCCTGGTCCCCGCTGCAGCATCCCCGGGCCCAGCCATGGACGCAGCAGAGCCGGGTAGGGGGACTGTCTGGGATCAGGGAACCCAAGGTGtcgggtggggggagggaaaaaAGGCCTCCTGtccctccactgcttcctaaAACATACGCAACCCCTAGCTTTGCAGCCTTGCTGACTGGGAGGTGATGGCCCTAGAAATAAGATGGCCAGGGCGCAGGGGAGCGCCCTTCCTCTCCTGCAGGGACACCCTCGGACCCCAAAGCCCAGGAGCGACGCTGCTcccccagccctcctcctcctcccgccccGGGACGCTGCTGCCCGCGGGGGAGGGGTCCAGGAAGGGGAAGTGGCCACTTCTGCTTCTGATTGTGTGTCAGAAATGGGGTGCAGCGTGTCCTGAGCGCCGCGGGTGGGGCGAGCTACTCCTTTCCTCTGCCCCCCACgcctggggaggctgggtgaCCCCTGATGGGGGTGGTGGCCCACCAGACCTGACCCCTTTGTATGCGCGCACCTGTGCGGAGTGTCCCTGTGTCTTTGTGTCCCCGGCGTTGGCCTGCGTGCTCCACGTGGACCTCCATCTGTCTGGCCTGGGCTCCGTTGTGGGGCTCTCCGCGGGCGTGTGTGGGTGCTGGGCTGCGAGGGGCGGAGGTGCTGAGTGCCCCTTGGGTGTCTACTGCCTGGATCCCCCCTCACCGCCTCCCCATGCAAGCCCTCGGGGGGGCCTTGCCTTGTCCGTCCACCCCTCCCCAGGAGGCCGCGGGTAAAGGGGGTCACACCCGCACAGCCCTCACAACCCCTTCCCCAGGGCTGGCCGCGGCCCCCGAGCCCAGGAAGCGGTACAGTGACATCTTTCGCAGTTTGGACAACCTGGAGATCTCACTGGGGAACGTGTGAGTCCCACCCCCGCCCCTCCCTCCGCAAAGCCCCTGCTCAACCCCACATCCATCTCACCGGAAGATTCCTGAGAGATGTTCTAGAACCCCCGCCCcccatatcctggcagccccgtaaGCCACCCAGTGAACCCTGATGTAACGCGCAGCCCTGTAAACAGAGGTGTCCCCCCCACAACAAAAAAAGCTGTTAGCTCCCCTCATTCAAGCAGTGCCACAGAGCTGGCAATCAGGAATGCCCCCATGCCCACAGTGGGACAGACTGGGGCCAGGGTTGGAGGGCACatcctgatacacacacacacccatgcccAGGGGCCTTGAGACGCTGCCTGGGGACCCCGGACTTCCAGGAGACCCCGAGCCTGACCAGGCCTCTGCAGCCATAGAGGTGAGTAGGGCTGGAAGGAGCAGGCTACCGAGGGGGAGCCTCGGGGAGGTGGgtgggtctcctgccctgctggttCTAGaacttccccctcctccccagagcAGCGCAGAGGATGCTGGAGCATGTTGGAGCAGCGCCCCCACAGAGAGCCCCGCCCCCCTGTCAGGTAGGATGCTGGGGGGAGCCTtccagagacaacctcaacaggGGGGCACCccgtgggtagcaaggacccctCCAGGGGGAGGATGcttttgggggtggaggggagggggcgtcATCCTGGGGGACTCAGGGGTATCTTGGGGTGGGGgatctgtccacctgctccaggaGAGGACCTGGACTTGCGGCTCATTCGGACCGAAGGCGGCGTGGACGCCGCCCTGGAGTACGCCAAGACCTGGAGCCGCTACGCCAAGGAGCTCCTGAGCTGGACGGAGAAGCGAGCCGGCTATGGTGAGGCCGCCACCCCCAGCGGGCGCGCCAGGGGCCGTGCGTCCCTGTGTCCGGGTCTGGCTGCCGCTGGAGCCTGAGCCCTGCTCCCTTCTCCAGAGCTGGAGTTCGCCAAGAGCATCGTGAAGCTCGCCGAAGCCGGCAAGGTCTCCATCCAGCAGCAGGTACCTGAGCCCCCACGCGCCTCCCGAAACCCCAGGCCTGTCCTCCCACCGCCCCTTCCCTCCGCAGGGCCACATGCCGCTGCAGTACATCTACACCATGTTTCTGGAACATGACCTCAGCCTCGGGGCCCTGGCCATGGAGACCCTGGCCCAGCAAAAGCGAGACTACTGTCAGGTAAGAAGGGCGGGCTGGGCGGCCCTGTCGCTGTCAGCCACATCCCTGTCCTCGCCGTGGAGGCCCGCGCACGCGGCAGGCAGGAACTTGCCCAAGGCGGGCTTTGCACAGATTCCGGCATGCGCCATTGCAGAACGGCCCTTGCTGGGGTGGATGgcccagctggggcagggccGGGGCTTGAGGGCGGCTCCGTGCTGCTGGCTGAGGCTTCCTCCTTGGGCGGTACTGCAGCGAGGGACCGCAGGAGGGACCCCAGGGCCGCTGGGGTGGGGGTCCTGGGGGAGGAGCAGGGCTTGGGGAGAAAGCTGCTCCTCTCCCTCGCACCCCGACCCCAACACCCGATATGGTCTGGGGCTCGGCACTTGGTGCAGCCCTCAAGAGCTGGGGTCCCTTCTACTGTTGTGATAAGATGGGGAGATAAGTTGGGGGGAAGGGAAtttgggaagggaggagaggaaatgccagaacctatggaattataccatgaaattgaaaataaaatagaagggaaaaataagaaaaagaactgGGGTCCCCGGTGTTGTGGCAGTGCAGTGTCTGCTGCGCCAGCATCCCGTTagggcgctggttcgagtcccggctgccccacttcccatccagctcgctgctgtgtctgggaaagcagtggtggatggctcaaagcctctggcggtccccacctcaccccctcCCGCATCCCTGCTAGCCCCTGGCCGCCAAAAGGATCGAGATTGAGAAATGGCGCAAGGAATTCAAGGAGCAGTGGGTGCGAGAACAGAAGAGAATGGTGAGCCCCGCGTCCTCCCCCGGGggggggcagaggggcagggcaCCGCGCTCTCCCGCCAACACCCCTGCGTCCTGCCTGCCCAGAACGACGCTGTGCAGGCgctgcgccgggcccagctgcAGTACACGCAGCGCTGTGAGGACCTGCGGACGCGCTGCCAGGGCTCCCCGGAGGAGCCGGGGCCCCAGGCCTCGCCAGGACCCAGCAAGCAGCAGGAACGGCGGCGACGCTCGCGAGAGGAGGCCCAGGCTAAGGTGAGTCCCAGAAGGGCAGGTGCGGAACCCCGGGCTTCCCTCCGAGGGGCTTCTGCCAGCATCCCCCACCGGCTCGGCCCCCACCCACCCTAGGCGCAGGAAGCAGAGGCTCTGTACCAGGCCTGCGTGCGCGAGGCCAATGCGAGGCAGCAGGACCTGGAAATGGCGAAGCAGCGGATCGTGTCGCATGTGCGCAAGCTGGTCTTGCAAGGGGACGAGGTCCTGCGGCGGGTGAGGACCCCCGACGCCCCACACTCCCCCTGGAGTGCGCCCCCACGAGGCCCCGCCCTtcccccagcaggtgcagctcagGCCCAGGTGTGGTTCTGCCCTGCTCCCCAACTCCCCTAACTTGGCAGGTAACCCTAGGCTTGATCCGGCTGCGCGGGGCACAGTCCGAGCGCAGCCCCCGCGCCTTCGCAGCCTTGGCCGAGTGCTGCGCGCCCTTCGAGCCTGGCCAGCGCTACCAGGAGTTCGTGCGGACGCTGCGTCCCGAGGCTCCgccacccccgccgcccgccTTCTCTTTTCAGGAGTTTGTGACCATTGGACACAGGTGGGCTGGTAGGATTTTTAATTGGGGAGTGGGGTGTCCGAGTTCTGGAAGGCTAAGACTTTGGGTCAGCATATCTTGATCTCAAACTTcaacctcctcctccccacctccccaaatGCTGTCTCCTCAGCTCGCCTGTGGACACCAGGAGAAGGCCCTCGGGCCCCCGGCCTCCCAGGTTGGAGGAGAGCCCTGCCGAGCCGGGTCCGTGGGAGGACTCCAGCTCGTCCTGCAGCAGCTGGCCAGGTGAGTGCGCGGCCCGCCCGCCACCAGGGCCCGGGGCTGTGGAAGCGCCCTCCATGGCTTCTCCCGTCCCAGGCCCCGCAGGCCCCACTCCGGGCAGCGATGTGGACAGCGTGGGCGGCGGCAGCGAGTCCCGGTCCCTGGATTCTCCTACGTCCAGTCCAGGTGGGAATAGGCCCCGCTGCCTGCTTCCAGACGACCTCTGACCCCCAGCCTCTCCACTTTCCTTTGACCCCTAACCTACTCTCGggaacccccacccccccaggccCTGGCCCACGGCGCCTGGTGAAGGTCACATCCACGGGTACCGAATCCTCGGATGACTTTGAGGAACGAGACCCGGGTGAGGCAGGGAGCGATGGGGTGGAGGCTGGCGGGCAGCCGAGACCACGCGCCCGTGCCTGACCCTGTCCTGCCTCCCGCAGACCTGGCCGAGGGGCTGGAGAACGGGCTGGGCGGCGCGTTCAGGAAGTGGACGCTGTCCCCGGCGGCTCAGACGCACCGGCTGCGGCGGCTGCGGGGCCCGGCCAAGTGTCGCGACTGTGACGCCTTCATGGTCAGCGGCATCGAGTGTGAGGAGGTGTGTGGCCTGAGGCGGCACCCCTGCGCCCCTGTGCCCTCTCCTGAGCCTGGCTGATGGCCTTGACCCCTGACCCCTTGACCTTTCCGCTCCCCTGACGCCAGTGCTTCCTGACCTGCCACAAACGCTGCCTGGAGACCCTGCTGATCCTCTGCGGACACAGGAAGCTCCCAGCCCGGACGCCTCTCTTCGGGGTTGActtcctgcagctgcccagggccTTCCCGGAGGAGGTGCCCTTCGTGGTCACCAAGTGCACAGCCGAGATTGAGCACCGTGGCCTGGGTGTGCAGGTGCAGCCTTGCGGCCGACTGTCCCTGCCCCACTCCAGCTCAGAGCTGGACTGTATTGCAAGCGGGCCACCCTGTCTCCTCCTCACCACCCCACAGGGCATCTATCGGGTCAGCGGGTCCCGGGTCCGCGTGGAGCGGCTGTGCCAGGCGTTTGAGAACGGCCGCACGTTGGTGGAACTTTCTGGAAACTCGCCCCATGATGTCTCCGGAGTCCTTAAGCGATTTCTGCAGGAGGTGGGTGCTCCGGAGGGAGAGATTGGTGGTCTGGGCGGGGACGgctcggagggagggaggagcgcCCACCTCTCTGCGTAGCCCACCCACACCTgtgtccctcctcccccagcactcactcactcattgcACCCCCAGCTCACCAATCCCGTGATACCATACCACCTGTACGATGCCTTCATCTCTCTGGCTAAGACCTTGCATGCTGACCCCGGGGACACCCCGGGgaccccccgcccccgccctgaCGCTGTCCACTCTCTGAAGACCCTGTTGGGACAGCTGCCCGACTCTAATTACAACACCCTCCGGCACTTGGTGGTCCATCTGTTCAGGTGTGCGCTGGAcccccctccccgcaccctctcCCCGCCTCAGCCACTGCTAACGCCCGACCCCAACCCTCCCCTGACTCAGAATGTGGGGTGTAGTGGCCCCGGAGCCCGCGCTCTGCCCCCTGTGACCCGCTCAGCTctgctggattcagactggcGCTCCACCCGCCAGCCCCGCACCCACCCCAGGCCCTGACCCTGCTCTTCGTCCCCGTCCCCAGGGTGGCCGCCAAGTGGGAAGAAAATAAGATGTCCGCCAACAACCTGGGCATTGTGTTCGGGCCGACGCTGCTGCGGCCGCCGCAGGAGCCGTGGGCGCCCGGTGCCAGCCCCACCGCCTGCCTGCTGGACTCGGGCTACCAGGCACAGTTTGTGGAATTCCTCATCATGTACTACGAGCACATCTTTGGAATGGATGAGCTGCCCCAGACCCCCGAGCTCCCGTCCCAAGACCCCAGCCCAACGCCCACGCCCCCCAGCCTCACCTCAGAGCTGAATCCCCACGGAGCCTTGGAGAAGCTTCCAGATGCCACAGCCTCCGAGGTGGGAACCCACGAGTGAGGGGAGGGCAGACGCGGGGAGGGGCTCTTCATTCTAACCCTCTGCCCCCTGTCCtgcttctgtctttttctctttttaaagatttatttatttttgctggaaaggcagatttacagagaaagagagacagaaagatgttccatctgctggttcactccccaagtggctgcaatggccaaagctgagctgatctgaagccaggagccaggagcctctcccgggtctcccatgtgggtcagggtccccaggctttgggccgtcctcgactgctttcccaggccacaggcagggagctgggtgggaagtggagcagctgggccttgaaccggcgcccatatggcagcACTGCACGCAGTGTAGTGCACCACAGTGCCACCTCCTCTTCGCTCAGTCATGTTTTTCCCTCTCTAGGGCGTCCTTTATTCCCCACAGCACACGCAAGCCTCGCAGGCCTGGAGGTTTCCCTGCTGGGGCGGGCATGGGGTCCTCACGGCTGGCATTTCTCCCTGCAGATCCCAGCTGTGCACGGGGCGctggggcaggagctggcagAACACGCCGAGGCCGTGGAGGGTGAGTCGGTTGCAGAGCTGGCTTGGGAATTTGGGGGGCTTGTGCCCCTTGTCCCGCGGTGGCTTTGTTGAGTGGGTGGCGATACCCAGAGGACTTGGGGGGCTGCCGCTTAGCATGGACCTCGCTTCCCTGCAgaaaccaccatcaccaccacccagaACCCCGAGGACTCCTTCCTGGGCACGCAGTCCCGCGGCCACTTCAGCCGGCAGCCAGTGAAGTATCCCCGAGGGGGCGCACGGCCCGTTGCCTGCCAGCCGTCCAGCTTGGCCGCGGGGACCTCCAGGCTTCCCGAGGAAACCCCTGCGGTCCCGGCACACCTTGGGAGTTTTCCAAGAAGGGGGCTTGGCCCGGA from Ochotona princeps isolate mOchPri1 chromosome 33, mOchPri1.hap1, whole genome shotgun sequence encodes:
- the GMIP gene encoding GEM-interacting protein, whose product is MDAAEPGLAAAPEPRKRYSDIFRSLDNLEISLGNVGLETLPGDPGLPGDPEPDQASAAIEDAGACWSSAPTESPAPLSGEDLDLRLIRTEGGVDAALEYAKTWSRYAKELLSWTEKRAGYELEFAKSIVKLAEAGKVSIQQQGHMPLQYIYTMFLEHDLSLGALAMETLAQQKRDYCQPLAAKRIEIEKWRKEFKEQWVREQKRMNDAVQALRRAQLQYTQRCEDLRTRCQGSPEEPGPQASPGPSKQQERRRRSREEAQAKAQEAEALYQACVREANARQQDLEMAKQRIVSHVRKLVLQGDEVLRRVTLGLIRLRGAQSERSPRAFAALAECCAPFEPGQRYQEFVRTLRPEAPPPPPPAFSFQEFVTIGHSSPVDTRRRPSGPRPPRLEESPAEPGPWEDSSSSCSSWPGPAGPTPGSDVDSVGGGSESRSLDSPTSSPGPGPRRLVKVTSTGTESSDDFEERDPDLAEGLENGLGGAFRKWTLSPAAQTHRLRRLRGPAKCRDCDAFMVSGIECEECFLTCHKRCLETLLILCGHRKLPARTPLFGVDFLQLPRAFPEEVPFVVTKCTAEIEHRGLGVQGIYRVSGSRVRVERLCQAFENGRTLVELSGNSPHDVSGVLKRFLQELTNPVIPYHLYDAFISLAKTLHADPGDTPGTPRPRPDAVHSLKTLLGQLPDSNYNTLRHLVVHLFRVAAKWEENKMSANNLGIVFGPTLLRPPQEPWAPGASPTACLLDSGYQAQFVEFLIMYYEHIFGMDELPQTPELPSQDPSPTPTPPSLTSELNPHGALEKLPDATASEIPAVHGALGQELAEHAEAVEETTITTTQNPEDSFLGTQSRGHFSRQPVKYPRGGARPVACQPSSLAAGTSRLPEETPAVPAHLGSFPRRGLGPEGSPLLRRAPLPKHIKMTHETARLLSKLDAEATTKAACCADPLQPGETQEERL